The Bombus terrestris chromosome 6, iyBomTerr1.2, whole genome shotgun sequence DNA window acatttttctaAACAGTACTGCAATATTATGACAAATAcactactttggatattttgtacatttttatatattatgtttattgtatttttgcaggcttaaattttctataaatgcataaaaatccgcagtctactagTTACGtctcttatttcattttattcattttttaattaatacttaattcttcaattttattcaataataaatttacaaatatttaaaattacatatcGTTTTATTGATAAACTTTGAatttaagtattaaatatttataaaaatacagttttccaatattatattgtaatttaaattattatagacaacatttttatgctctctatcgtttataattatttttcttatattttgaattataaaGTATACTTACTGAAATTGTTTTACAAGAATCAGGAAGTGCTtgataaatttgataattttgataaataacGATATCTCACAGCTCTTGTAATTAAGTGATTgtgatttataatataatgaatttaatcAACTGATAAATTAATTGATCTATTAATTGATAGTATCTCATATTTACTTTAGGCCATAATGTTATCTGTAATGCCAATTAGAAATATATCTAATCTAACGATATTGTCATTGTTCATCTTACAGAAGTGCAAAAATGGGTACTTTTACAATCGTTTTTACATTGGTAGCGATAGGTAAgataatgattattaatatttttccatttagtTCTTATTATAGAAGTACAttgattttgttttttattaggTATCTCTTGCATTGAGGCTGTGAAATCTCCAACATTCAGCAATACTTACACATTAAAAGGAACTTTATACATTCCATATGCTGAAATTAGAGAACCATTTTATGCATGGTATGATGGCAAAAGTGGATCTAGTAGAATCGATTATTATGGaggtaatttaaatataaatttatatgaatccgaaaattaatacaaaaattttttcttaaaaaaaaaatgaattaaatttgaTGTAACTAGGAATGGTTAAGACTTTCCAATTATCACACAAAGGATCATATggaaaaagcataaaaattgcTCCAATAACTACAGAATCTGTCCTGAATGAGGAAACATGTCTCGAAGTAAATGGTACTAAAGAAATTAAGGTTCAACCTCAAGCTATTATCCCAGACACAACTGAAATGgaggtaaaataatattttcccaTTTCTCCCcaacaatttaaatttaattactaaTATAAAGTTAAATTTTATCTAGTGTATTGGAGAAGAAGTGATTAATGGTTTATTATGTGAAAAATGGAGACTAGAACAGGAGATTGAtggaaaattaaacaaatatactTTTTGGATAAGATATAAGGTAATCGTGACTCTACATAATTTTTGTCAGTTTAATAAACATCATTATATCAAATTATTCTAAAATTGATTATAGAAATCTCCACGTGTACCTGGTTTTAAAGAACCAATTCCTGTAAGGTATGAGATGAAAGGATTCAATAGTCTTTTGGGCTCTCACTATGATCATTACTATCTGGATTATGATTGGTACTCTTCTGAAAAACCTAGTTCAGAAGTGTTTGAAGTTACAACAAGTAATTagaattcttttcatttattaacacaaattttatttgaatatattttaactATAAAACATGTATCATAAATAGATATGACATGTGTTGGTTTTCCCGGACCTGGAGACAAACATGTATACACATTTAATCCTATGCGTGAGTTTGTTCACAATTATGATACTCACGTAAATGAAGCATTTGAAGATTTCAAAAAAGCTCATAACAAGGAATATGTAAATCATGTAGATCAATTGATGCGTAAAGAAGTATTTAGGCAAAATTTAAGGTATGTTGTATATTTGTACAATGTACATAACTAATATAAATGTTCATAATCAATAACTGATATAAACTTCTTATAGATTTATTCATTCGACCAACCGAGCTAATAAAGGCTACCAATTGAGTGTTAATCATTTGGTAGATCGTACTGAGTTGGAATTAAAAGCTTTACGTGGCAAACAATACACTGCACATTACAATGGAGGACAACCTTTCCCATACAATGCTGAAAAAGAAGTAACCGAAGTCCCAGATAGTTTAGATTGGAGGCTCTATGGTGCTGTTACTCCTGTTAAAGGCgtgtatctttcttttttaatcataaaaaacatttgaataaaaattttttaatatttcaaactaacaaaaaattttcttaattaaatagATCAATCTGTTTGTGGATCTTGCTGGAGTTTTGGTACAACTGGTGCTGTTGAAGGCGCGTACTATATGAAGTATGGTAAATTAGTGCGTTTGTCTCAACAGGTAAAATAGTTTAAATATAACTAaacgaatattataaataacagaATACTTTATTATGATTTTTCATAATTATAGGCGCTTATTGATTGTTCATGGGGCTATGGAAATAATGGTTGTGATGGTGGTGAAGATTTCAGATCATATCAATGGATTATGAAGCATGGAGGTTTGCCTACTGAAGATGATTATGGTGGTTACCTTGGTCAAGTGAGTAAATTATTAgattacaaatatttcataGACAATATTCATATGAGTATatgcgaaataaaaattaattttttaatcgtttcaGTGGAATACCATATttattagtaaattaaaaattaattttaaaaattgctttaaattatttttgtgtTTAGGACGGTTACTGTCACGTAAATAATGTTACACTGACAGCCAAAATTACTGGCTATGTAAATGTTACATCGGGCGATGCTAATGCTCTAAAAGTTGCCATTGCTAAGCATGGCCCAATTTCAGTTGCAATTGACGCATCccataaaacattttcattctATTCCCATGGCGTATATTACGATGAGTCTTGTGGTAAGTAAATGCAACATTTTCTGAATAGACACCtgtttttctaaaaataaataacatctCGTTCATAGGTAATACGGAAGAGAGTCTGGATCATGCAGTTTTAGCTGTAGGTTATGGCAGCTTAAATGGAAAGGATTATTGGTTGGTGAAAAATTCATGGTCAAATTACTGGGGCAACGATGGTTACATTCTTATGTCTCAAGAAAAAAATAACTGTGGTGTATTAACAGCTCCAACATATGTTACtatgtaagaaaaataaataacactatctttattttttattatgaatgTATAAGAAAAGAGATTGTTGAAAATCGaaaattacattcttttttaacgaaaaagttttactttcttattcttcataaatataaattgtgtatccaaaaaaaaataaattgttaagACTACATCTTTTgggttaaataaataatatgtaattatagaACTTCAGAAAATTAGCATTGTGTAAACATAAACAAAATGACTTTTATTGAAAATCTTTAGTATTTAAAAGCGGCCTTATAATTTTTGTTCTCTTTGTTATTATTACTAGAAATACTTTTATAACAAAAGATACACAAATGTCATAAGTTTTTGACTAAAATTCTATACAATGTAAAACAAATTACGTAGTAATTGCGATTTGCCGATTCGCAAAGCAATATCATTTGCTCGGTATAAAAAGCATAAACGAACATAAACAGCTACAGAATTAAACAATGTCACGTTCTTATTTCAACACAGAAAATAGGCATTGCTATACATAGATAACTCTATAACATTGATATTAAACTATTGCTTATGTATTGGAAAGCCTGATGCTGGaattataataacaattacttacaaaaatatatgtaattttagtAGGCACAGTTTgcgtaatacaattttttaaatcgttgtaaaattatacagatACTGAAATAGTTACATCACTGTGCATTCAATATAAAATCGAATATACaactaaaagaaatattacacaaattaaaatgaaagtatttgaaataaaaaatttatatctcGTAATTCTCCGATCATATGTaaacttttatataataatattattccatattttctatattcCTCAATCTATTTTAACACACAGATCCACATTTATCATGTGATCGGTGTAATACAATATTGATTTAACACAAAAATACATTTgtctgaaaaaattaattttttaaagtataaatacataaaaagttGAACGtttgttacaaatatattttaaaaaatgttaagtatttttaatgaatttcattGTTTAATATATAGTCTTCATCTTTTTACGtttcatatatataaatctaatagTCACACCATTTCGTTCAACCGAAGTTCAAAATGCATAATACgctaaaaagtaattttatttagaaacttATTTATGCATTCAGCATTacgtttttaatcattttataacttGTGCAGTTTTTGTGCTATTCAGTCGATTAAATTATACGTTTTGCTTTTATACGATTATAATCTTAAAAATAAACTtccaattattatattataaaatgataaataattttcgtatGACGGTACTACTCTcgtaaatttaattgaaagaaaataaatttataaacaacctatttttaaaattgatttGACAAACAAATgcgtttttaattaatataagctacatttcaaaaacatataaatcaattttatagtTATTCAAACGTATTAAACTTTGGTTATCATTTGCTAATcatatttctctcttttatgaATTAAGATTGTAAGTATACAATCTAATTTCgtacattttgaaaatattacttATATCTAGTGTcctcataaaattatttataatttctttgaaattttattttaaagataattCGGAATAGGTTTTGAAATTAGAAGAAGAAGTTTCCAAACCACGCCACGATATGAAGAATTCAAAAACATAAGTACCtaaatattcttattattattcaatatgtACGAAGAAATTAATGTTAAGAATGCATGATATTTcagtcaaatatttttatataatgtaacTAATAAAACGGTGACTACATCTTTCACAAACTACTGTTAAAAAGTATCCGTTTGACCATGCTTTATTACATTTACTGGTATCAtgctataattaaataattggatTAAACCGTATCACAATATTCATATAAAACTTCCGTAGTGTTTCGAAATATACATCGATCAAAATATTAACTAATGAATGTTACGTGTAACATCATCCTGCTTGTGAATCTAATTTCTTTTCGACCAGTTTAGTTTTTATACGTACACTTTTTAAGAGCAAGAAACACAACACGTTTAAGTACACGAGACATACTTTTACAGTTTgcaacaaattaatttttatatatggtCGAGACTGTGCagtaattaattagaaatattcgTATTATATATAACTCTTTAATTTTCACTTTTGTCTCATTACTTTCTTTTACTTTCATTGTATATCACCTGTGGACCCTGCTCCGATCGATCACATTTGACGATCGACAAATAGATTACGATCGATGATCGTGTATGGCGATCTTAGAGGAACAGCCGATCCTCAATTTACATATTACGATCGATAAATAATAGGAATGTTTAAAAGGTTCACTCGATAAAAGCGTCTTTTTTTATACTCTCATTATCGATTGTaaagaatatagaaatatcttgTATAAGCCCCCGTTATGACTAATTGTAAGATGTTTCTTGTTTAGGACATACTTTCCCAAATTTTCCTTCCCCCCATAAACCTATTCGCTTTATAAACGTATCCTCTGCTTAAAGAAATCCCATTTCTAAGGCGTTGTATAACGACTGTGTGTCCGAGTGACTATTTATCCTCCAAAATGGGAAATTATGGGCACGTGCTGCCGTTTCTTCATCAGAGTCATCACCTATTACCACATATGTGCATCTTCGACCAAATCGCGCAACTACTCTTCCAAAGCAGCTTTCTTTTCCTAGAAATGATGAATGTATATTACGTATAGAACTTTTATAAATTGTGATTAAATTGTGATTAATGGCGTTTTGATGTATATATCGGTTCAAATGGTATTTAATAGATGATTACAGTAATTTCAAGCACACTTAAATTCCTTTGTAAAACTTACCGATTTTCGAGGCcgaataaatattttcgatTGGAAATATTCCGCCGATCCCAAAAAGCAGTACTTTAGATAAAGCCGGTACTAATTGCGTGGTAGTAACCAGAATGTTAATGCAGTCACTTCTTTTATTTATGAGACTTAAACATTTTACAGCTGACGTTAACCAGTTATCGGTGAGCACTTCAATCTCAGAACGTAGTTGTAACCATTGTTCTTGTTTTGCAGCGCCCAATAAACCGCCAACATTGTTTCGGTAATTATTATAGATCTCTTTAATTTTTCGATAGCGAAAGGCTAATTTTCGCATCCAATCGACTCCACCTCTAACACCGGAAGCCAAGCATATACCGTTGTTCGCAGATGCGCATTGGAAACCATCGTTAGCAAAATTGTAAGAAGACAGGTCTTGTCCATTATCATCTGATGATACATCATCGATGTGTACTTGGTCACAATCCTACAGGAATATCAAAAATAGAGCAATTAATGACACGTAATAATCCGaatacgtataaaattaaatttctgatagaatataacattttaGTAAGAGATTTTGCTTTTACTAGACGTCGTGTCAATCTTGTACGTATTTCAATTATGGAATATCCTGTGTATTTGAAATCTGAAGTTTGGTTGTGCCTCCTCACCTCGACGTCGTTGAAAAAAAAGTGAGTATCAGCCAAATTGAATATCATTTCTTCCATTCTATACGCTACTTGGCCCAAAAGAACAGGATCCTTACGGTGCTTCGTTGCAAATTGCCCAGTTAACAAGGAGTGAAATACAACTATGGTTTCGTCCAGGTCCCAGATGAATATCCGGTCAGGACCGGCTTCTGTCGTATCCGCAGAACCTATACTGTTTCCACTTCCGCTCTGGCGTCTTCCGCGTCTGCAAGGTTTCGCTGTCGCTCCTGGAAcacattaaacgttatttcacaTATTCTTTTCTAACAAAGAATGTTcactataaatatttttgctatTCATTAAAAGATTTATCTAAATAGGTAAAGAAATAAAactgaaaaaaaattttttttttacttataaGTACTTTTGTATGAAACTCTTTTTCTTATAAAGCAAATTAGGatgcaaaaaagaaaatgatagaaGCCAATAATTTTACAACTAAAAATTAGTAATTTTAGTTCTTCTTATATCTTGTATATTCTTATGCTATTAACGGAGATTAAACATATATTGCGCTACCGCCCACGTGTTCAGCGAACAAGCAGCCACATTAACttatattaatagaaatttaaatatttatagaggCTGATTCAGGAATAACTAGAATTTTACATGCTATTTCAACAAAAAaggtattaataaatatatattcgtaatattctattttaaataagattattttatcagataatttaaatattttcttaattgtaAGATATAGGACGTATCTATAgctatatctatatgtatacatatagtaCTTTTACGCTTTTTAgcatttatttgtttattcgaCAACTGTTGGAACACGCTCAAGGAGAACATATTGACGCAAAAAGTGGAGATATAAAAATCACACGTACGAATCGTGTTACCTTCGATGTTTGCGGTTTCTCGTGCGGTAAGATCGCTGGCATCGTGAGTTGTTGCGTCCAACGTGAGCGCAGACTTTGTCGAATCTTATTACAAAAAGGGAAGTCGTTACTGATAAAtcataattgcaaataaatcGTAATTGTCGCAAGAATTTACACATAAAAAACATAGTAAAACGTTGCTACTTAAATCAATGGACAAAAatattaagtaattaataagaaaattcttaatatttctgtaacctgaaaaagaaacaaacgaaacaaagagaaacacaaattaataaaacatcatataatgcaaagaaaaatatatcctaatattaaatattttttattgaaataatttgatAAAACCAGAGTTTAACATTTAAAAGTTTGGATATAATTTTCCATACTCTTATATGGAACTATAAAATTTCTCTACTCTCCTTTTATGTATTTCACGTattaaattcaatgaaaatggTGTCCTGTCCTTTCAATGTTGATTTAATACAATTAGCAACTCAACATTACAAGGAGATTTATCAATAATCCAATTCTTCATTATCTTCCTCAGTATTGTTGTATTCTATATACTTAAAAAAACGAAAACTGTTCCATTTccaaaagtatatatatataaaagaagagagaatagcctaaaacgaagaaaaaacaaTGACCTTTCTCAATCTTTAGATCTCTAAATTTGCTCACGTCTGCAGTATACGATATAATCAGAAGATAATTATTCTACTCCCTATGAGTCACTTTGTATGATGTAACGCGAACCGGATATTCAACAGTTCTCATGCAATACAACAGCGACATTTAAGATTCTGGCTGCATCGGTGATTAAAATTTTGCTCGACGAGGAAGTGCCTGATAGTGCGGAAGAGGTAGAGAAGAAGTCGATAAAAACGTTACCAGCAAAATTTAGGTTTCCAATGTTAAACGAGGCGGGTGTCGTGTGGTAACCATGCATGGGGTAATATCCGGAATACTGTAATGGTACCCTGTCATTTCCATACAAACTGCTACTGTAGGCGCTGTAA harbors:
- the LOC100649314 gene encoding eyes absent homolog 4 isoform X4 — translated: MLTEDNDPTKPAGVLDNAGNVSSSTEASVQHPRAANNETEVKNEVQDCPENDSVPSGELYIDENAEEKEQEYPDSMEKADYSSLYGANQYYNSLYNSPPYGTTTAGKNTSGLQSSYLTSYTTPSSMSQYSSYATYNSGTTNFPNVAQNISPSSQKLDYSAYSSSLYGNDRVPLQYSGYYPMHGYHTTPASFNIGNLNFADSTKSALTLDATTHDASDLTARETANIEGNTIRATAKPCRRGRRQSGSGNSIGSADTTEAGPDRIFIWDLDETIVVFHSLLTGQFATKHRKDPVLLGQVAYRMEEMIFNLADTHFFFNDVEDCDQVHIDDVSSDDNGQDLSSYNFANDGFQCASANNGICLASGVRGGVDWMRKLAFRYRKIKEIYNNYRNNVGGLLGAAKQEQWLQLRSEIEVLTDNWLTSAVKCLSLINKRSDCINILVTTTQLVPALSKVLLFGIGGIFPIENIYSASKIGKESCFGRVVARFGRRCTYVVIGDDSDEETAARAHNFPFWRINSHSDTQSLYNALEMGFL
- the LOC100649314 gene encoding eyes absent homolog 4 isoform X5; amino-acid sequence: MLATCLRRQRPRYSTLEPQTMAETEVKNEVQDCPENDSVPSGELYIDENAEEKEQEYPDSMEKADYSSLYGANQYYNSLYNSPPYGTTTAGKNTSGLQSSYLTSYTTPSSMSQYSSYATYNSGTTNFPNVAQNISPSSQKLDYSAYSSSLYGNDRVPLQYSGYYPMHGYHTTPASFNIGNLNFADSTKSALTLDATTHDASDLTARETANIEGNTIRATAKPCRRGRRQSGSGNSIGSADTTEAGPDRIFIWDLDETIVVFHSLLTGQFATKHRKDPVLLGQVAYRMEEMIFNLADTHFFFNDVEDCDQVHIDDVSSDDNGQDLSSYNFANDGFQCASANNGICLASGVRGGVDWMRKLAFRYRKIKEIYNNYRNNVGGLLGAAKQEQWLQLRSEIEVLTDNWLTSAVKCLSLINKRSDCINILVTTTQLVPALSKVLLFGIGGIFPIENIYSASKIGKESCFGRVVARFGRRCTYVVIGDDSDEETAARAHNFPFWRINSHSDTQSLYNALEMGFL
- the LOC100649314 gene encoding eyes absent homolog 4 isoform X1, with the protein product MHYVIWRSDMLTEDNDPTKPAGVLDNAGNVSSSTEASVQHPRAANNETEVKNEVQDCPENDSVPSGELYIDENAEEKEQEYPDSMEKADYSSLYGANQYYNSLYNSPPYGTTTAGKNTSGLQSSYLTSYTTPSSMSQYSSYATYNSGTTNFPNVAQNISPSSQKLDYSAYSSSLYGNDRVPLQYSGYYPMHGYHTTPASFNIGNLNFADSTKSALTLDATTHDASDLTARETANIEGNTIRATAKPCRRGRRQSGSGNSIGSADTTEAGPDRIFIWDLDETIVVFHSLLTGQFATKHRKDPVLLGQVAYRMEEMIFNLADTHFFFNDVEDCDQVHIDDVSSDDNGQDLSSYNFANDGFQCASANNGICLASGVRGGVDWMRKLAFRYRKIKEIYNNYRNNVGGLLGAAKQEQWLQLRSEIEVLTDNWLTSAVKCLSLINKRSDCINILVTTTQLVPALSKVLLFGIGGIFPIENIYSASKIGKESCFGRVVARFGRRCTYVVIGDDSDEETAARAHNFPFWRINSHSDTQSLYNALEMGFL
- the LOC100649314 gene encoding eyes absent homolog 4 isoform X3 codes for the protein MLATCLRRQRPRYSTLEPQTMVNKAPPFRVYLKGYPFKETEVKNEVQDCPENDSVPSGELYIDENAEEKEQEYPDSMEKADYSSLYGANQYYNSLYNSPPYGTTTAGKNTSGLQSSYLTSYTTPSSMSQYSSYATYNSGTTNFPNVAQNISPSSQKLDYSAYSSSLYGNDRVPLQYSGYYPMHGYHTTPASFNIGNLNFADSTKSALTLDATTHDASDLTARETANIEGNTIRATAKPCRRGRRQSGSGNSIGSADTTEAGPDRIFIWDLDETIVVFHSLLTGQFATKHRKDPVLLGQVAYRMEEMIFNLADTHFFFNDVEDCDQVHIDDVSSDDNGQDLSSYNFANDGFQCASANNGICLASGVRGGVDWMRKLAFRYRKIKEIYNNYRNNVGGLLGAAKQEQWLQLRSEIEVLTDNWLTSAVKCLSLINKRSDCINILVTTTQLVPALSKVLLFGIGGIFPIENIYSASKIGKESCFGRVVARFGRRCTYVVIGDDSDEETAARAHNFPFWRINSHSDTQSLYNALEMGFL
- the LOC100648843 gene encoding digestive cysteine proteinase 1, which produces MGTFTIVFTLVAIGISCIEAVKSPTFSNTYTLKGTLYIPYAEIREPFYAWYDGKSGSSRIDYYGGMVKTFQLSHKGSYGKSIKIAPITTESVLNEETCLEVNGTKEIKVQPQAIIPDTTEMECIGEEVINGLLCEKWRLEQEIDGKLNKYTFWIRYKKSPRVPGFKEPIPVRYEMKGFNSLLGSHYDHYYLDYDWYSSEKPSSEVFEVTTNMTCVGFPGPGDKHVYTFNPMREFVHNYDTHVNEAFEDFKKAHNKEYVNHVDQLMRKEVFRQNLRFIHSTNRANKGYQLSVNHLVDRTELELKALRGKQYTAHYNGGQPFPYNAEKEVTEVPDSLDWRLYGAVTPVKDQSVCGSCWSFGTTGAVEGAYYMKYGKLVRLSQQALIDCSWGYGNNGCDGGEDFRSYQWIMKHGGLPTEDDYGGYLGQDGYCHVNNVTLTAKITGYVNVTSGDANALKVAIAKHGPISVAIDASHKTFSFYSHGVYYDESCGNTEESLDHAVLAVGYGSLNGKDYWLVKNSWSNYWGNDGYILMSQEKNNCGVLTAPTYVTM
- the LOC100649314 gene encoding eyes absent homolog 4 isoform X6, whose translation is MHYVIWRSDMLTEDNDPTKPAGVLDNAGNVSSSTEASVQHPRAANNETEVKNEVQDCPENDSVPSGELYIDENAEEKEQEYPDSMEKADYSSLYGANQYYNSLYNSPPYGTTTAGKNTSGLQSSYLTSYTTPSSMSQYSSYATYNSGTTNFPNVAQNISPSSQKLDYSAYSSSLYGNDRVPLQYSGYYPMHGYHTTPASFNIGNLNFAGATAKPCRRGRRQSGSGNSIGSADTTEAGPDRIFIWDLDETIVVFHSLLTGQFATKHRKDPVLLGQVAYRMEEMIFNLADTHFFFNDVEDCDQVHIDDVSSDDNGQDLSSYNFANDGFQCASANNGICLASGVRGGVDWMRKLAFRYRKIKEIYNNYRNNVGGLLGAAKQEQWLQLRSEIEVLTDNWLTSAVKCLSLINKRSDCINILVTTTQLVPALSKVLLFGIGGIFPIENIYSASKIGKESCFGRVVARFGRRCTYVVIGDDSDEETAARAHNFPFWRINSHSDTQSLYNALEMGFL
- the LOC100649314 gene encoding eyes absent homolog 4 isoform X2, which codes for MHYVIWRSDMLTEDNDPTKPAGVLDNAGNVSSSTEASVQHPRAANNETEVKNEVQDCPENDSVPSGELYIDENAEEKEQEYPDSMEKADYSSLYGANQYYNSLYNSPPYGTTTAGKNTSGLQSSYLTSYTTPSSMSQYSSYATYNSGTTNFPNVAQNISPSSQKLDYSAYSSSLYGNDRVPLQYSGYYPMHGYHTTPASFNIGNLNFADSTKSALTLDATTHDASDLTARETANIEGATAKPCRRGRRQSGSGNSIGSADTTEAGPDRIFIWDLDETIVVFHSLLTGQFATKHRKDPVLLGQVAYRMEEMIFNLADTHFFFNDVEDCDQVHIDDVSSDDNGQDLSSYNFANDGFQCASANNGICLASGVRGGVDWMRKLAFRYRKIKEIYNNYRNNVGGLLGAAKQEQWLQLRSEIEVLTDNWLTSAVKCLSLINKRSDCINILVTTTQLVPALSKVLLFGIGGIFPIENIYSASKIGKESCFGRVVARFGRRCTYVVIGDDSDEETAARAHNFPFWRINSHSDTQSLYNALEMGFL